A genomic stretch from Pseudomonas sp. MUP55 includes:
- the araD1 gene encoding AraD1 family protein — MRLVQFELPNGERRVGVVQGTQLREVQAARSVRELALAAIEAGVGLEQQVNSLGLGDSHDYAALLADLKVLPPLDHPDPAHMLISGTGLTHLGSASARDKMHQAGDDTALTDTMRIFKWGVEGGKPAAGQAGVQPEWFYKGDGSTVVRPGAAFPVPPFAEDAGEEPEIGGLYVIGPDSKPYRVGFAVGNEFSDHVMERKNYLYLAHSKLRSCSYGPELRVGELPQHLAGTSRILRNGEEIWRNEFLSGEANMCHSLENLEYHHFKYRQFLKPGDVHIHFFGTATLSFADGIRTQAGDVFEITQAEFGAPLVNRVGSSDAAFEPGNVITL; from the coding sequence ATGCGTTTAGTTCAGTTCGAGTTGCCCAACGGCGAACGCCGCGTCGGCGTAGTGCAAGGCACACAGCTGCGCGAAGTTCAGGCTGCGCGCAGCGTGCGCGAGTTGGCCCTGGCCGCCATCGAAGCCGGGGTTGGCCTGGAGCAGCAGGTGAACAGCCTTGGCCTGGGCGACAGCCACGACTACGCCGCTCTGCTGGCCGACCTCAAGGTACTGCCGCCGTTGGATCACCCGGACCCTGCGCACATGCTGATCAGCGGCACCGGCCTGACCCACCTGGGCAGCGCCTCGGCGCGGGACAAAATGCACCAGGCCGGCGACGACACCGCCTTGACCGACACCATGCGCATCTTCAAATGGGGCGTTGAGGGCGGCAAGCCAGCCGCCGGCCAGGCAGGCGTGCAACCGGAGTGGTTCTACAAGGGCGACGGCAGCACCGTTGTCCGCCCTGGCGCCGCCTTCCCGGTACCGCCATTTGCCGAAGACGCGGGCGAAGAGCCGGAAATCGGCGGCCTCTACGTGATCGGCCCCGACAGCAAGCCTTATCGCGTGGGCTTTGCGGTAGGTAACGAGTTCTCCGACCATGTGATGGAACGCAAGAACTACCTGTACCTGGCCCATTCCAAACTGCGCAGTTGCAGCTACGGGCCGGAATTGCGCGTGGGCGAGTTGCCCCAGCATCTGGCAGGCACCAGCCGCATCCTGCGCAACGGCGAAGAAATCTGGCGGAACGAATTCCTCAGCGGCGAGGCCAATATGTGCCACAGCCTGGAAAACCTCGAATACCACCACTTCAAATACCGCCAGTTCCTCAAGCCCGGCGATGTGCACATTCACTTCTTCGGCACCGCCACCTTGTCATTTGCCGACGGTATACGTACCCAGGCCGGCGATGTGTTCGAGATCACCCAGGCTGAATTCGGCGCGCCGCTGGTCAACCGTGTCGGCAGCAGTGATGCGGCATTCGAACCCGGCAACGTCATTACCCTTTAA
- a CDS encoding SMP-30/gluconolactonase/LRE family protein: MSLSAVTPHRARLGEGPFWDIPSQALYWVDIAARQALRLMDGQLRVWQLPEHVSAFIPCESGDALVTLSSGVYRLDLTTEALTLLCVADPHAGNRGNEARCDAQGRLWLGTMQNNIGEQGEDLPITRRSGGLFRVDADARVTPLLTGLGIPNTLLWNEEGSQVHFGDSMDGTLYQHSIRSDGQLEPAQVWFAPHERGGPDGSAMDSEGYIWNARWDGSCLLRLTPSGEVDRIIELPVSRPTSCVFGGPDLTTLYITSAASPLDHPLDGAVLAIEVDVPGKPCTRFAG; encoded by the coding sequence ATGTCGTTGAGCGCAGTCACCCCACACCGTGCGCGGTTGGGCGAAGGGCCGTTCTGGGATATCCCGTCCCAGGCCCTGTATTGGGTGGACATCGCCGCCAGGCAGGCCCTGCGCCTGATGGACGGGCAGTTGCGCGTGTGGCAATTGCCCGAGCACGTCTCGGCGTTCATCCCCTGTGAAAGCGGGGATGCGCTGGTGACCCTGAGCAGCGGTGTGTACCGCCTGGACTTGACCACCGAAGCCCTGACCCTGCTGTGCGTAGCCGACCCGCACGCGGGCAACCGTGGCAACGAAGCGCGCTGTGATGCCCAGGGCCGGCTGTGGCTGGGCACCATGCAGAACAATATCGGGGAGCAGGGCGAAGACCTGCCCATCACCCGGCGCTCCGGTGGCCTGTTCCGTGTCGATGCCGATGCGCGGGTCACGCCGTTGCTGACCGGCCTGGGCATTCCCAACACGTTGCTTTGGAACGAGGAGGGCAGCCAGGTGCATTTCGGCGACAGCATGGACGGCACGCTCTATCAGCATTCGATCCGGTCCGACGGCCAGCTCGAACCCGCCCAGGTGTGGTTCGCACCTCACGAACGCGGCGGGCCGGACGGCTCGGCCATGGACAGCGAGGGCTACATCTGGAATGCCCGTTGGGACGGCAGCTGCCTGTTGCGCCTGACACCCTCGGGTGAAGTGGATCGCATCATCGAACTGCCCGTCAGCCGTCCCACCAGTTGCGTGTTCGGTGGGCCCGACCTCACCACGTTGTATATCACTAGCGCCGCGAGCCCCTTGGATCACCCCCTGGACGGTGCGGTGCTGGCCATAGAAGTTGATGTCCCTGGAAAACCTTGCACTCGCTTTGCCGGATAA
- the araG gene encoding L-arabinose ABC transporter ATP-binding protein AraG, producing the protein MTAAALRFDAIGKTFPGVKALDGISFTAHPGQVHALMGENGAGKSTLLKILGGAYIPSTGSVQIGEQVMAFKCAADSIASGVAVIHQELHLVPEMTVAENLFLGHMPSRFGVVNRGLLRQQALACLKGLADEIDPEEKLGRLSLGQRQLVEIAKALSRGAHVIAFDEPTSSLSAREIDRLMAIITRLRDEGKVVLYVSHRMEEVFRICNAVTVFKDGRFVRTFDDMSALSHDQLVTCMVGRDIQDIYDYRPREHGEVALKVDGLLGTGLREPISFQVRKGEILGLFGLVGAGRTELLRLLSGLERASAGSLELCGEPLQLRTPRDAIAAGVLLCPEDRKKEGIIPLSSVAENINISARGAHSTFGWLLRDGWEKGNADHQIKAMKVKTPNAAQKIMYLSGGNQQKAILGRWLSMPMKVLLLDEPTRGIDIGAKAEIYQIIHNLAAQGIAVIVVSSDLMEVMGISDRILVLCEGAMRGEQLRAHATESNLLQLALPRGVAN; encoded by the coding sequence ATGACCGCTGCAGCCCTTCGTTTTGACGCAATCGGCAAAACCTTTCCTGGGGTCAAGGCGCTGGATGGCATCAGCTTCACCGCCCACCCCGGGCAAGTGCATGCGTTGATGGGCGAGAACGGTGCGGGTAAATCGACGCTGCTGAAGATCCTCGGCGGCGCCTATATTCCCAGCACCGGCTCGGTGCAGATCGGCGAGCAGGTAATGGCCTTCAAATGCGCCGCCGACAGCATTGCCAGCGGCGTTGCGGTGATTCACCAGGAGTTGCACCTGGTGCCGGAAATGACCGTCGCCGAGAACCTGTTCCTGGGGCATATGCCGTCGCGCTTTGGCGTGGTCAACCGCGGCCTGCTGCGCCAGCAAGCGCTGGCGTGCCTCAAGGGCCTGGCCGATGAGATCGACCCTGAAGAGAAGCTTGGTCGCCTGTCCCTGGGCCAGCGCCAATTGGTGGAAATCGCCAAGGCGCTGTCCCGTGGCGCCCATGTGATCGCTTTCGATGAGCCGACCAGCAGCCTTTCGGCCCGGGAAATCGACCGTTTGATGGCGATCATCACGCGCCTGCGCGACGAGGGCAAAGTGGTGCTCTACGTGTCGCACCGCATGGAGGAGGTGTTCCGTATCTGCAATGCGGTCACGGTGTTCAAGGATGGGCGTTTTGTGCGCACCTTCGATGACATGAGCGCGCTCAGCCATGACCAGTTGGTGACCTGCATGGTCGGCCGCGATATCCAGGACATCTACGATTACCGCCCGCGCGAGCACGGCGAAGTCGCGTTGAAGGTCGACGGCCTGCTGGGAACCGGCTTGCGCGAACCGATCAGCTTCCAGGTACGCAAAGGCGAAATTCTCGGCCTGTTCGGGCTGGTGGGGGCAGGGCGCACCGAGCTGCTGCGCTTGCTCAGTGGCCTGGAACGCGCCAGTGCGGGCAGCCTGGAACTGTGCGGCGAGCCCCTGCAGTTGCGCACGCCCCGTGATGCGATTGCCGCCGGCGTGCTGTTGTGCCCCGAGGACCGCAAGAAGGAGGGCATCATTCCGCTGTCCAGTGTTGCCGAGAACATCAACATCAGTGCCCGTGGCGCGCATTCCACGTTTGGCTGGCTGTTGCGCGACGGCTGGGAAAAAGGCAACGCCGATCACCAGATCAAGGCGATGAAGGTCAAGACCCCGAACGCGGCGCAGAAGATCATGTACTTGTCCGGAGGCAACCAGCAAAAGGCCATTCTTGGCCGCTGGCTGTCGATGCCGATGAAGGTGCTGCTGCTGGACGAACCGACCCGTGGCATCGATATCGGCGCCAAGGCCGAGATCTACCAGATCATCCATAACCTCGCGGCGCAAGGCATTGCGGTGATCGTGGTGTCCAGCGACCTGATGGAAGTCATGGGCATTTCCGACCGCATCTTGGTGCTGTGCGAAGGCGCCATGCGCGGTGAACAACTGCGCGCACACGCGACTGAATCCAACCTGCTGCAGCTGGCCTTGCCGCGCGGCGTGGCGAACTGA
- a CDS encoding MFS transporter — MSQELRLIRRITLKLIPFLILLYLIAYVDRSAVGFAKLHMGADVGIGDAAYGLGAGLFFIGYFLFEIPSNLMLDRFGARRWFARIMITWGTITIGMAFVQGPHSFYVMRFLLGAAEAGFFPGVLYYITQWFPVRHRGKILGLFILSQPIAMMITGPVSGGLLGLDGTLGLHGWQWLFIVIGTPAILLTWPVLRYLPDGPKQVNWMSEDEKAWLTGELNKDLQAYGQTRHGNPLHALKDKRVLLLALFYLPVTLSIYGLGLWLPTLIKQFGGSDLTTGFISAVPYIFGIIGLLIIPRSSDRLNDRYGHLAVLYVLGAIGLFSSAWLNAPVLQMAALCLAAFAMFSCTAVFWTLPGRFFAGASAAAGIALINSVGNLGGYIGPFVIGALKEYTGNLASGLYFLSGVMLFGLVLTLVVYHLLERKHVLPADQFAASARGATRT, encoded by the coding sequence ATGAGCCAGGAATTGCGGCTTATTCGGCGCATCACGCTGAAACTGATTCCCTTCCTGATCCTGCTGTACCTGATCGCCTACGTGGACCGTTCAGCCGTGGGCTTCGCCAAGCTGCACATGGGCGCTGACGTCGGCATCGGCGATGCGGCCTATGGCCTGGGCGCCGGGTTGTTCTTCATTGGCTACTTCCTGTTCGAGATTCCCAGCAACCTGATGCTCGACCGCTTCGGCGCGCGGCGCTGGTTCGCCCGCATCATGATCACCTGGGGCACCATCACCATCGGCATGGCCTTCGTGCAGGGGCCGCACAGCTTCTATGTGATGCGCTTTCTGCTCGGCGCGGCCGAGGCGGGGTTCTTTCCGGGCGTGCTTTATTACATTACGCAGTGGTTCCCGGTGCGCCACCGCGGCAAGATCCTCGGGCTGTTCATCCTCTCCCAACCCATTGCCATGATGATCACCGGCCCCGTGTCCGGCGGCCTGCTGGGCCTGGACGGCACCCTTGGCCTGCACGGCTGGCAGTGGCTGTTCATCGTGATCGGCACCCCGGCGATCCTGCTGACCTGGCCGGTACTGCGCTACCTGCCGGACGGCCCCAAGCAGGTCAACTGGATGAGCGAGGACGAGAAAGCCTGGCTCACCGGTGAGTTGAACAAAGACCTGCAAGCCTACGGCCAGACCCGCCACGGCAACCCGCTGCATGCCCTCAAGGACAAGCGCGTGCTGCTGCTGGCGCTGTTCTACCTGCCGGTGACCTTGAGCATCTATGGCCTGGGCCTGTGGTTGCCGACCTTGATCAAGCAGTTCGGCGGCAGTGACCTGACCACCGGTTTCATCTCCGCCGTGCCCTATATCTTCGGCATCATCGGCCTGCTGATCATCCCGCGCAGTTCCGACCGCCTGAATGACCGCTATGGCCACCTCGCCGTGCTTTATGTACTCGGCGCCATCGGCCTGTTTTCAAGCGCCTGGCTGAACGCGCCGGTGCTGCAGATGGCGGCGCTGTGCCTGGCTGCCTTTGCGATGTTTTCCTGCACGGCAGTGTTCTGGACCTTGCCGGGCCGCTTCTTCGCCGGTGCCAGTGCGGCGGCCGGTATCGCCTTGATCAACTCGGTGGGCAACCTCGGCGGCTACATCGGCCCGTTCGTGATTGGTGCGCTCAAGGAATACACCGGCAACCTGGCCTCGGGCTTGTACTTCTTGTCCGGCGTGATGCTGTTCGGGCTGGTGCTGACCTTGGTGGTCTACCACCTGCTGGAGCGCAAGCATGTGCTGCCCGCCGACCAATTCGCCGCCAGCGCCCGTGGCGCTACACGTACTTAA
- a CDS encoding aldehyde dehydrogenase (NADP(+)), protein MPQFLGHNYIGGQRSANGSITLQSVYAATGEALPQNFYQATPQEVDAAAKAAAAAYPAYRALSAARRAQFLDAIADELDALGDDFVELVCRETALPAARIKGERGRTSGQMRLFATVLRRGDFYGARIDKALPDRQPLPRPDLRQYRIGLGPVAVFGASNFPLAFSTAGGDTAAALAAGCPVVFKAHSGHMATAEQVADAIIRAAQATEMPAGVFNMIFGGGVGEALVKHPAIQAVGFTGSLKGGRALCDMAAARPQPIPVFAEMSSINPVIVLPQALAARSESVARDLTASVVQGCGQFCTNPGLVIGIASPAFSAFTQQVAQLIGEQPAQTMLNAGTLGSYGKGLEKLLSHPGIKHLAGNPQSGNQAQPQLFKAEVGLLIDGDEVLQEEVFGPTTVFVEVADQAQLSAALHGLHGQLTATIIGEPADLQQFAELTPLLEQKVGRILLNGYPTGVEVCDSMVHGGPYPATSDARGTSVGTLAIDRFLRPVCFQNYPDSLLPDALKNANPLRIQRLVDGAPSRESL, encoded by the coding sequence ATGCCTCAGTTTCTTGGCCACAACTACATCGGCGGCCAGCGCAGCGCCAACGGCAGCATCACGCTGCAAAGCGTCTACGCGGCCACCGGCGAAGCCTTGCCCCAGAATTTCTATCAGGCGACCCCACAGGAAGTCGATGCCGCCGCCAAGGCTGCCGCCGCAGCTTACCCGGCTTACCGCGCCTTGAGCGCTGCGCGCCGGGCACAGTTTCTCGATGCGATCGCCGATGAGCTGGACGCGTTGGGCGATGATTTCGTTGAACTGGTCTGCCGCGAAACGGCGCTGCCGGCGGCGCGTATCAAAGGCGAACGCGGGCGCACCAGCGGCCAGATGCGCCTGTTCGCCACCGTGTTGCGCCGTGGTGATTTCTACGGCGCGCGTATCGACAAGGCCCTGCCGGATCGCCAGCCACTGCCACGCCCGGACCTGCGCCAATACCGCATCGGCCTGGGCCCGGTCGCGGTGTTTGGCGCCAGTAACTTTCCCCTGGCATTTTCCACCGCCGGCGGCGATACCGCGGCTGCACTGGCGGCGGGTTGCCCGGTGGTATTCAAGGCCCACAGCGGGCATATGGCGACGGCGGAGCAGGTGGCCGATGCGATCATCCGCGCCGCGCAAGCCACCGAAATGCCGGCGGGCGTGTTCAACATGATCTTCGGCGGCGGCGTGGGCGAAGCGCTGGTCAAGCATCCGGCAATCCAGGCTGTCGGCTTTACCGGCTCGCTCAAGGGCGGCCGCGCGCTGTGCGACATGGCCGCAGCCCGCCCGCAACCGATCCCGGTGTTTGCCGAGATGTCCAGCATCAACCCGGTCATCGTGCTGCCACAGGCGCTGGCGGCACGCTCCGAAAGCGTTGCCCGCGACCTGACCGCCTCGGTGGTGCAGGGCTGCGGCCAATTCTGCACCAACCCCGGCCTGGTGATCGGTATCGCATCGCCGGCGTTCAGCGCATTCACGCAACAAGTCGCGCAACTGATCGGCGAGCAACCGGCGCAAACCATGCTCAACGCGGGCACCCTGGGCAGCTACGGCAAGGGCCTGGAAAAACTCCTGTCCCACCCAGGCATCAAGCATCTGGCGGGCAACCCGCAATCGGGCAACCAGGCCCAGCCGCAGTTGTTCAAGGCTGAGGTGGGCCTGTTGATCGACGGCGATGAGGTGCTGCAGGAAGAAGTGTTCGGCCCGACCACGGTGTTCGTCGAAGTCGCCGACCAGGCCCAACTCAGCGCGGCCTTGCATGGACTGCACGGGCAGTTGACCGCCACCATCATTGGCGAACCGGCCGACCTGCAACAGTTCGCCGAGCTGACGCCGCTGCTGGAGCAGAAAGTCGGGCGCATCCTGCTCAACGGCTATCCCACCGGTGTGGAAGTCTGCGATTCGATGGTGCACGGCGGGCCATACCCGGCCACCTCCGATGCCCGTGGTACCTCGGTCGGCACCTTGGCCATCGATCGTTTCCTGCGCCCGGTGTGCTTCCAGAACTACCCTGATAGCCTGCTGCCCGACGCGCTGAAAAACGCCAACCCGTTGCGTATCCAGCGGCTGGTGGATGGCGCGCCGTCTCGAGAATCGCTGTAA
- a CDS encoding substrate-binding domain-containing protein, protein MNRRPGLRSLCCAAVAVSAMSLSGLLLAAEEVKIGFLVKQAEEPWFQTEWAFAEKAGKEHGFTVIKIAVPDGEKTLSAIDSLAANGAKGFVICPPDVSLGPAIVAKAKVNGLKVIAVDDRFVDAKGNFMEDVPYLGMAAFEVGQKQGAAMAAEAKKRGWDWKDTYAVINTFNELDTGKKRTDGSIKSLEEAGIPKDHILTAALKTLDVPGSMDATNSALVKLPSGAKNLIIGGMNDNTVLGGVRATESAGFAAANVIGIGINGTDAIGELKKANSGFFGSMLPSPHIEGYNTALMMYEWVTKGTEPPKYTAMDEVTLITRDNFQAELTKIGLWK, encoded by the coding sequence ATGAATCGTCGTCCTGGTTTGCGTTCCCTGTGCTGCGCCGCTGTGGCGGTCTCGGCCATGAGCTTGAGCGGCCTGCTGCTGGCCGCTGAAGAAGTGAAGATCGGCTTTCTGGTCAAACAGGCGGAAGAACCCTGGTTTCAAACCGAATGGGCTTTTGCCGAAAAAGCCGGCAAGGAGCACGGTTTCACGGTAATCAAGATCGCCGTGCCGGACGGTGAGAAGACCCTCTCGGCCATCGACAGCCTGGCCGCCAACGGCGCCAAGGGCTTTGTGATCTGCCCGCCGGACGTATCGCTGGGCCCGGCGATTGTCGCCAAGGCCAAGGTCAACGGCTTGAAAGTCATCGCTGTGGACGACCGCTTCGTCGATGCCAAGGGCAACTTCATGGAGGACGTGCCGTACCTGGGCATGGCCGCCTTCGAAGTGGGCCAGAAGCAGGGCGCCGCGATGGCCGCCGAAGCGAAAAAACGCGGCTGGGACTGGAAGGACACTTACGCGGTGATCAACACCTTCAATGAACTGGACACCGGCAAGAAACGCACCGACGGCTCGATCAAATCCCTGGAAGAAGCCGGCATTCCCAAGGACCACATCCTCACCGCCGCGCTTAAAACCCTCGACGTTCCGGGCAGCATGGACGCCACCAACTCGGCCCTGGTCAAACTGCCCAGCGGCGCGAAAAACCTGATCATCGGCGGCATGAACGACAACACCGTGCTCGGCGGCGTACGCGCGACCGAAAGTGCCGGTTTCGCGGCGGCCAACGTGATCGGCATCGGCATCAATGGCACCGACGCCATCGGCGAATTGAAGAAAGCCAACAGCGGTTTCTTCGGCTCGATGCTGCCTAGCCCGCACATCGAGGGCTACAACACCGCACTGATGATGTACGAGTGGGTCACCAAGGGCACCGAACCGCCCAAGTACACCGCCATGGACGAAGTGACCTTGATCACCCGCGACAACTTCCAGGCCGAACTGACCAAGATCGGGCTGTGGAAATGA
- the araH gene encoding L-arabinose ABC transporter permease AraH, with amino-acid sequence MTIQNNALPSARKPLDMRALLDNWAMLLAAVGIFVLCALLVDNFLSPLNMRGLGLAISTVGIAACTMLFCLASGHFDLSVGSVIACAGVVAAIVMRDTDSVMLGIGAALLMGLMVGLINGIVIAKLRVNALITTLATMQIVRGLAYIFADGKAVGVSQDQFFVFGNGQLFGVPVPILITIVCFLFFGWLLNYTTYGRNTMAIGGNPEAALLAGVNVDRTKILIFAVHGLIGALAGVILASRMTSGQPMIGQGFELTVISACVLGGVSLSGGIGMIRHVIAGVLILAIIENAMNLKNIDTFYQYVIRGSILLLAVVIDRMKQR; translated from the coding sequence ATGACCATTCAAAACAACGCGTTGCCTTCGGCACGCAAACCCCTCGATATGCGCGCGTTGCTCGACAACTGGGCGATGCTGCTGGCGGCGGTGGGCATCTTTGTCCTGTGCGCCTTGCTGGTCGATAACTTCCTCTCGCCGCTGAACATGCGCGGGCTGGGCCTGGCGATTTCCACCGTGGGGATTGCGGCGTGCACCATGCTGTTCTGCCTGGCTTCCGGGCACTTCGACCTGTCGGTGGGTTCGGTGATTGCCTGCGCCGGTGTGGTGGCAGCGATCGTGATGCGCGATACCGACAGCGTGATGCTGGGCATCGGCGCGGCGCTGTTGATGGGCCTGATGGTGGGGCTGATCAACGGCATCGTGATTGCCAAGCTGCGGGTCAACGCATTGATCACCACCCTGGCGACCATGCAGATCGTGCGCGGCCTGGCCTATATCTTTGCCGACGGCAAAGCGGTGGGCGTGTCCCAGGATCAATTCTTCGTGTTCGGCAACGGCCAACTGTTCGGCGTGCCGGTGCCGATCCTGATCACCATCGTGTGCTTCCTGTTCTTCGGCTGGTTGCTCAACTACACCACCTACGGGCGCAACACCATGGCCATCGGCGGCAACCCGGAAGCGGCATTACTGGCGGGTGTCAATGTCGATCGCACCAAGATCCTGATCTTCGCCGTGCACGGCCTGATCGGCGCGTTGGCCGGGGTGATCCTCGCCTCGCGCATGACTTCCGGCCAACCGATGATCGGCCAGGGTTTCGAACTGACGGTGATCTCGGCCTGTGTGCTGGGTGGGGTGTCGTTGAGTGGCGGGATTGGCATGATCCGGCATGTGATTGCCGGCGTGTTGATCCTGGCGATCATCGAGAATGCGATGAACCTGAAGAACATTGATACCTTCTACCAGTACGTGATCCGCGGTTCCATCCTGCTGCTGGCGGTGGTCATCGACCGCATGAAACAACGCTGA